The stretch of DNA TCTTTCCGTCGACCTGACGCCGCAGGTCTTCCGGTAGGCTCTCGTAGGCCACCCGCATGCTGGCGAACTCGGTCTCGCCGCCTTCGGGCGGGATGACCCGGGCCGACAGCGCGGAGGAATGCGCGGGCACCGGCTTGAACGAGCTGTCGCTGTGCCAGAGCTGATTGCCGGATTGGTACAGCATCCGGCGATCGTCCCATCCCATCAGCTTGCCCTGGGCGTCGGTGTTCGAGAGATCCACGATGTGGGCGCCCAGGCGGTCCTCCCCGCCGAGCGTCCGCACGGTGGTCTCGAGCGGGCCCCACCGCTCGCTGAACGCCATCTGCTGCTCGTCGCTCAAGCTTTGGCCGTGGAAGACCAGCACCGAGTAGTCGTCGAAGGCCAGCGCGATGCGATCGAAGGTGGCGTCGTCGAGCGGTCGGGTGAGGTCGACGCCGGAGACCTCGGCCGCGAACGCGGGGTGAGCGGGAGTGATCGTCAGCGAGCTGGTGCCGATCGCCATGCGCGCCTCCTGGTGGCCGATTCTAGCCGCGGGCGCGCGGCCAACTCAAGCGGGGCGGCAAGACCCGCTGAGGATCAGCCCTTCACCGAGCCCGCGACCAGCCCCTCCACCATCCAGCGGTGGATGAAGACATAGAGGGCGACCACCGGAATGGTGGTGATCACGGAGGCGGCCATGAGCTGACCCCAGTGGAAGACGTCGCCGTAGATGAGCAGGTTGAGTCCGACCGGCACCGTGATGGCCTTCTCGTCCTGGATGAAGACGAGCGCGTAGAGGAACTCGTTCCAGGACAGGGTGAACGCGAAGATGGCCGAGGCCACCAGTCCCGGCGCGGCCAGGGGTAGCAGCACGCGCAGGAACGCGGTGATGCGGCCGGCGCCGTCGATCAGGGCCGCTTCTTCCAGCTCGTCGGGCAGCGCCTTGAAGAAGCCGATCAGCAGCCAGGTGCAGAACGGCACCGTGAAGGTCGGATACGAGAGGAACAGCGACGAGAGATGGTTGGTGGCGCCCAGCTCGGTCAGCACCCGGTAGAGCGGGATGAACAGCAGGGCGGGCGGAATGAGGTACAGGATGAGGATGAGGCTCGCCACCGACTCGCGGCCCGGGAAGCGGAGCCGCGCCACCGCGTAGCCGGCGAGGCTGGCGATCACGGTGGTGGTCGCGGTCACCACTAGCGCGGTGACGATGCTGTTGCGCAGCCAGAGGGGGAACCGGGTGTCGGTCCAGAGACCGGTGTAGTTCTCCCAGGTGAAGGGGCTCGGCACGTAGATGCTGGTGGCGAACTGGATCTGCTCGTAGGTCTTGAACGACATGCTGGCGATCCACCAGAACGGCACCAGGATGACGAGCAGGAACAGGAGCATGCCCGCCGCGGTGAGGGCTTTCAGCCGGCGCTTCTTGTTCTGAATGGGGGGGAGCGGCGGCGCTCCTCCCCCATGCCCCCCCACCGCCTCGTTCAGCGCGTTCGTGGCCATGTGTCGTTCGCCGCTACTTCCGGTCGCGGAGGAGATAGCGGCTGATCAGGACGATGCCGATCACGAGGATCGGGACGACGAAGAGGCAGATGGTGACCCCGCGGCCCCAGCGTAGCTGGTTGAACGCGACCTGGTACGAGTAGGTCGCGAAGATCTGGGTCGCGGTGCCCGGTCCGCCCCGGGTCATCACGTAGATGATGTTGAAGTCGTTGATGGTGAGGATGAAGCTCAGCAGCGTGGTGACGATCATCACGTGCTTCAGCCCGGGCAGCGTGACGTGCCAGAAGCGCCGCCACGTCGAGGCGCCGTCCACCGAGGCCGCCTCGTACAGCTCGCGCGGGATCGACTGCATGCCCGCGAGGAACGACACCCCGAAGAACGGGAAGCCGCGCCACCAGTTGGCGACGATCACCGCCATCATGGCCCCTTCCGGGGTGGCCATGAACGCCACCGGCCGGCTCATGAGCCCCAGGTCCAAGAGCACGCTGTTGAAGAAGCCGCGGCCCGGGAAGGCGTCGAACATCCAGCGCCAGGTAAGCGCAATGATCACGGTCGAGGTGATCCACGGCAGCAGGAAGAGCCCGCGAAAGAAGTTGCGGCCGCGGATCACGTTGTTGAGCACCAGCGCCATCAGCACCCCGGTGATCACCTTCAGCCCCACCGAGCCCACCGTGAACA from Candidatus Methylomirabilota bacterium encodes:
- a CDS encoding TauD/TfdA family dioxygenase; protein product: MAIGTSSLTITPAHPAFAAEVSGVDLTRPLDDATFDRIALAFDDYSVLVFHGQSLSDEQQMAFSERWGPLETTVRTLGGEDRLGAHIVDLSNTDAQGKLMGWDDRRMLYQSGNQLWHSDSSFKPVPAHSSALSARVIPPEGGETEFASMRVAYESLPEDLRRQVDGKIVVHSFGFSRSLIDPGIGTEIGRDYPPVRHALVRANPRNGRQALYIGSHAWYIEGLGLDESRMLILKLLEHTVRPDRVYRHRWQVGDLVMWDNRCVLHRGRLWDSARHQRVMHRTTVAGDAPTADPAYL
- a CDS encoding carbohydrate ABC transporter permease, which produces MATNALNEAVGGHGGGAPPLPPIQNKKRRLKALTAAGMLLFLLVILVPFWWIASMSFKTYEQIQFATSIYVPSPFTWENYTGLWTDTRFPLWLRNSIVTALVVTATTTVIASLAGYAVARLRFPGRESVASLILILYLIPPALLFIPLYRVLTELGATNHLSSLFLSYPTFTVPFCTWLLIGFFKALPDELEEAALIDGAGRITAFLRVLLPLAAPGLVASAIFAFTLSWNEFLYALVFIQDEKAITVPVGLNLLIYGDVFHWGQLMAASVITTIPVVALYVFIHRWMVEGLVAGSVKG
- a CDS encoding sugar ABC transporter permease, which translates into the protein MALPSAVRIPVMRPRASLWRRARVREAATALLFLLPLLVLVVALIFYPVYRAVWLSLTDKLVGYPERFVGLRNYVYLAQDDAFHAVIRNSFVFTVGSVGLKVITGVLMALVLNNVIRGRNFFRGLFLLPWITSTVIIALTWRWMFDAFPGRGFFNSVLLDLGLMSRPVAFMATPEGAMMAVIVANWWRGFPFFGVSFLAGMQSIPRELYEAASVDGASTWRRFWHVTLPGLKHVMIVTTLLSFILTINDFNIIYVMTRGGPGTATQIFATYSYQVAFNQLRWGRGVTICLFVVPILVIGIVLISRYLLRDRK